One Streptomyces drozdowiczii DNA segment encodes these proteins:
- a CDS encoding integration host factor codes for MALPPLTPEQRAAALEKAAAARRERAEVKNRLKHSGASLHEVIKSGQENDVIGKMKVSALLESLPGVGKVRAKQIMERLGISESRRVRGLGSNQIASLEREFGGTAA; via the coding sequence GTGGCTCTTCCGCCCCTTACCCCTGAACAGCGCGCAGCCGCGCTCGAAAAGGCCGCCGCGGCTCGCCGGGAGCGGGCCGAGGTCAAGAATCGACTCAAGCACTCCGGCGCCTCCCTCCACGAGGTCATCAAGTCGGGCCAGGAGAACGACGTCATCGGCAAGATGAAGGTCTCCGCCCTGCTGGAGTCCCTGCCCGGTGTGGGCAAGGTCCGTGCCAAGCAGATCATGGAGCGGCTCGGCATCTCCGAGAGCCGTCGTGTGCGCGGTCTTGGCTCCAACCAGATCGCATCCCTGGAGCGCGAGTTCGGCGGCACCGCCGCCTGA
- the rpoZ gene encoding DNA-directed RNA polymerase subunit omega, which produces MSSSITTPEGIINPPIDELLEATDSKYSLVIYAAKRARQINAYYSQLGEGLLEYVGPLVDTHVHEKPLSIALREINAGLLTSEAIEGPAQ; this is translated from the coding sequence GTGTCCTCTTCCATCACCACGCCCGAGGGCATCATCAACCCGCCGATTGATGAGCTCCTCGAAGCAACCGACTCGAAGTACAGCCTCGTGATCTACGCCGCCAAGCGCGCGCGCCAGATCAACGCGTACTACTCGCAGCTCGGTGAGGGCCTCCTCGAGTACGTCGGTCCGCTCGTCGACACCCACGTCCACGAGAAGCCGCTCTCGATCGCGCTCCGCGAGATCAACGCGGGCCTGCTCACGTCCGAGGCCATCGAGGGCCCCGCGCAGTAA
- the coaBC gene encoding bifunctional phosphopantothenoylcysteine decarboxylase/phosphopantothenate--cysteine ligase CoaBC: protein MDKPKVVLGVSGGIAAYKACELLRRLTESGHDVRVVPTASALHFVGAATWSALSGHPVSTEVWNDVHEVPHVRIGQHADLVVVAPATADMLAKAAHGLADDLLTNTLLTARCPVVFAPAMHTEMWEHPATQENVATLRRRGAVVIEPAVGRLTGVDTGKGRLPDPGEIYEVCRRVLARGTAAPDLAGRHVVISAGGTREPLDPVRYLGNRSSGKQGYALARTAVARGARVTLVEANTGLPDPSGADVVRAGTATQLREAVLKAARDADVVVMAAAVADFRPAEYATGKIKKKDGQEPAPIALVRNPDILAEVSAERATPGQIVVGFAAETDDVLANGRQKLRRKGCDLLVVNEVGERKTFGSEENEAVVLGADGTETPVPYGPKEALADTVWDLVAARLG from the coding sequence GTGGACAAGCCGAAGGTCGTTCTGGGGGTCAGCGGCGGCATCGCCGCGTACAAGGCGTGCGAGCTGCTGCGCCGGCTGACCGAGTCCGGCCACGACGTACGGGTCGTCCCCACCGCGTCCGCCCTCCACTTCGTCGGCGCCGCCACCTGGTCGGCGCTCTCCGGCCACCCCGTCTCCACCGAGGTCTGGAACGACGTCCACGAGGTCCCGCACGTCCGGATCGGGCAGCACGCCGACCTCGTCGTCGTCGCCCCCGCCACCGCCGACATGCTCGCCAAGGCCGCCCACGGCCTCGCCGACGACCTGCTCACCAACACCCTGCTCACCGCCCGCTGTCCGGTCGTCTTCGCCCCGGCCATGCACACCGAGATGTGGGAGCACCCGGCCACCCAGGAGAACGTCGCGACGCTGCGCCGCCGGGGCGCCGTCGTCATCGAGCCCGCCGTCGGCCGCCTCACCGGCGTCGACACCGGCAAGGGCCGGCTCCCCGACCCGGGCGAGATCTACGAGGTCTGCCGCCGGGTCCTCGCCCGGGGCACGGCCGCCCCCGACCTCGCGGGCCGGCACGTGGTGATCAGCGCCGGCGGTACGAGGGAACCCCTCGATCCGGTCCGCTACCTCGGCAACCGCTCCTCCGGCAAGCAGGGCTACGCCCTCGCCCGCACCGCCGTCGCGCGCGGCGCCCGGGTCACCCTGGTCGAGGCCAACACCGGGCTGCCCGACCCGTCCGGCGCCGACGTCGTCCGCGCCGGCACCGCGACGCAGCTGCGCGAGGCCGTGCTGAAGGCGGCCCGGGACGCCGACGTCGTGGTCATGGCCGCCGCCGTCGCCGACTTCCGGCCCGCCGAGTACGCCACCGGCAAGATCAAGAAGAAGGACGGCCAGGAGCCCGCCCCGATCGCGCTCGTCCGCAACCCGGACATCCTGGCCGAGGTCTCCGCCGAGCGCGCCACGCCCGGGCAGATCGTCGTCGGATTCGCCGCCGAGACCGACGACGTCCTGGCCAACGGCCGCCAGAAGCTGCGCCGCAAGGGCTGCGACCTGCTCGTGGTCAACGAGGTCGGGGAGCGCAAGACCTTCGGCTCCGAGGAGAACGAGGCCGTGGTGCTCGGAGCCGACGGCACCGAGACCCCCGTCCCGTACGGGCCCAAGGAGGCCCTGGCCGACACGGTGTGGGACCTCGTCGCGGCGCGCCTCGGATGA
- the metK gene encoding methionine adenosyltransferase: MSRRLFTSESVTEGHPDKIADQISDTILDALLREDPSSRVAVETLITTGLVHVAGEVTTKAYADIPTLVRNKVLEIGYDSSKKGFDGASCGVSVSIGAQSPDIAQGVDTAYEKRVEGDEDELDKQGAGDQGLMFGYACDETPELMPLPIFLAHRLSRRLSEVRKNGTIPYLRPDGKTQVTIEYDGDKAVRLDTVVVSSQHASDIDLDSLLAPDIREFVVEHVLNQLIEDGIKLDTEGYRLLVNPTGRFEIGGPMGDAGLTGRKIIIDTYGGMARHGGGAFSGKDPSKVDRSAAYAMRWVAKNVVAAGLAARCEVQVAYAIGKAEPVGLFVETFGTAAVETEKIEHAIGEVFDLRPAAIIRDLDLLRPIYAQTAAYGHFGRELPDFTWERTDRVDALRAAAGL; this comes from the coding sequence GTGTCCCGCCGTCTCTTCACCTCGGAGTCCGTGACCGAGGGCCACCCCGACAAGATCGCCGACCAGATCAGCGACACCATTCTCGACGCGCTCCTGCGCGAGGACCCGTCCTCCCGCGTCGCCGTCGAGACCCTGATCACCACCGGTCTCGTGCACGTCGCGGGTGAGGTCACGACCAAGGCGTACGCCGACATTCCGACGCTGGTCCGCAACAAGGTCCTGGAGATCGGCTACGACTCCTCGAAGAAGGGCTTCGACGGCGCCTCCTGCGGCGTCTCGGTGTCCATCGGGGCCCAGTCCCCGGACATCGCCCAGGGCGTCGACACCGCGTACGAGAAGCGGGTCGAGGGCGACGAGGACGAGCTCGACAAGCAGGGCGCCGGCGACCAGGGCCTGATGTTCGGCTACGCCTGCGACGAGACCCCCGAGCTCATGCCGCTGCCGATCTTCCTCGCGCACCGGCTCTCCCGCCGGCTGTCCGAGGTCCGAAAGAACGGGACCATCCCGTACCTGCGCCCCGACGGCAAGACCCAGGTCACCATCGAGTACGACGGCGACAAGGCCGTCCGCCTCGACACCGTCGTCGTCTCCTCGCAGCACGCCAGCGACATCGACCTCGACTCGCTGCTCGCGCCCGACATCCGCGAGTTCGTGGTCGAGCACGTCCTGAACCAGCTCATCGAAGACGGCATCAAGCTCGACACCGAGGGCTACCGCCTCCTGGTCAACCCGACCGGCCGCTTCGAGATCGGCGGCCCGATGGGCGACGCCGGCCTCACCGGCCGCAAGATCATCATCGACACCTACGGGGGCATGGCCCGCCACGGCGGCGGCGCCTTCTCCGGCAAGGACCCGTCGAAGGTGGACCGCTCGGCCGCCTACGCCATGCGCTGGGTCGCCAAGAACGTCGTCGCCGCGGGCCTCGCCGCCCGCTGCGAGGTCCAGGTCGCCTACGCGATCGGCAAGGCCGAGCCGGTGGGCCTCTTCGTGGAGACCTTCGGCACCGCCGCGGTCGAGACCGAGAAGATCGAGCACGCCATCGGCGAGGTCTTCGACCTCCGCCCGGCCGCGATCATCCGCGACCTCGACCTGCTGCGCCCGATCTACGCCCAGACCGCCGCGTACGGTCACTTCGGCCGCGAGCTGCCCGACTTCACCTGGGAGCGCACGGACCGGGTGGACGCGCTGCGCGCCGCCGCCGGTCTGTAA
- the fmt gene encoding methionyl-tRNA formyltransferase — protein MKLVFAGTPEVAVPALDALIASGRHEVAAVVTRPDAPAGRGRRLVASPVAERAEEAGIEVLKPARPRDEDFLARLREIAPDCCPVVAYGALLPKAALDIPAKGWVNLHFSLLPAWRGAAPVQHAVMSGDEVTGASTFLIEEGLDSGPVYGVLTEEVRPTDTSGDLLTRLAFAGSGLLAATMDGIEDGTLHAVPQPADGVTLAPKITVEDAQVQWSAPALRVDRVIRACTPAPGAWTLFRGERLKLVQATPAVDRSELAPGELSVGKNNVFVGTGSHAVELLWVQPQGKKPMRAADWARGVRIVPGELVGS, from the coding sequence ATGAAGCTCGTCTTCGCCGGCACCCCCGAGGTAGCCGTCCCCGCACTCGACGCCCTGATCGCCTCCGGCCGGCACGAGGTGGCCGCCGTCGTGACCCGGCCCGACGCGCCCGCGGGGCGTGGCCGGCGGCTGGTGGCCAGCCCGGTCGCCGAGCGCGCCGAGGAGGCCGGGATCGAGGTGCTGAAGCCCGCCAGGCCCCGGGACGAGGACTTCCTCGCGCGGCTGCGGGAGATCGCGCCGGACTGCTGCCCGGTCGTCGCGTACGGTGCGCTGCTGCCGAAGGCGGCCCTCGACATCCCGGCGAAGGGCTGGGTCAACCTGCACTTCTCGCTGCTGCCCGCCTGGCGCGGCGCCGCCCCGGTGCAGCACGCGGTGATGTCCGGCGACGAGGTGACGGGGGCGTCCACCTTCCTGATCGAGGAGGGCCTCGACTCCGGGCCCGTCTACGGCGTCCTGACCGAGGAGGTCCGCCCGACCGACACCAGCGGCGACCTGCTGACCCGGCTGGCGTTCGCCGGCTCCGGGCTGCTGGCCGCCACCATGGACGGCATCGAGGACGGCACCCTGCACGCCGTGCCGCAGCCCGCCGACGGGGTCACCCTCGCGCCGAAGATCACCGTCGAGGACGCCCAGGTCCAGTGGTCCGCGCCCGCCCTCCGCGTCGACCGGGTCATCCGCGCCTGCACCCCCGCCCCCGGCGCCTGGACGCTGTTCCGGGGCGAGCGTCTGAAGCTCGTCCAGGCCACCCCCGCAGTCGACCGGTCCGAGCTGGCGCCCGGTGAGCTGTCGGTCGGCAAGAACAACGTGTTCGTCGGCACCGGGTCGCACGCGGTCGAGCTGCTGTGGGTGCAGCCGCAGGGCAAGAAGCCGATGCGCGCCGCCGACTGGGCGCGCGGGGTGCGCATCGTCCCCGGCGAGCTGGTCGGGAGCTGA
- a CDS encoding RsmB/NOP family class I SAM-dependent RNA methyltransferase: MNDQPRRRPAKPHRRPQKDPVRFLAFEVLRAVDERDAYANLVLPPLLKKARAKGDFDHRDAALATELVYGTLRRQGTYDAIVAACIDRPLREVDPPVLDVLNMGVHQLLGTRIPTHAAVSASVELARVVLGEGRAKFVNAVLRKVSADDLDGWVAKVAPAYEDDAEDHLAVVHSHPRWIVSALWDALGGGRAGIEDLLDADNERPEVTLVARPGRSTTDELTEELGADNSLPGRWSPYAVRMAEGGEPGALTAVREGRAGVQDEGSQLVAAALANAPLEGGDARWLDGCAGPGGKAALLAALAADRGAALLAAEKQPHRARLVERALAGNPGPYQVITADGTRPPWLPGSFDRVLVDVPCSGLGALRRRPEARWRRRKEDLEGFAPLQRGLLREALKAVRVGGVVGYATCSPHLAETRVVVEDVLKGRGGAPVEAEWIDARPLLPGVPALGDGPDVQLWPHLHGTDAMYLALLRRTA, from the coding sequence GTGAACGACCAGCCGCGTCGCCGTCCCGCCAAGCCGCACCGCCGTCCCCAGAAGGACCCGGTCCGCTTCCTCGCCTTCGAGGTCCTGCGGGCCGTGGACGAGCGCGACGCGTACGCGAACCTCGTCCTGCCCCCGCTGCTGAAGAAGGCCAGGGCCAAGGGCGACTTCGACCACCGCGACGCCGCCCTGGCGACCGAGCTGGTCTACGGGACGCTGCGCCGCCAGGGGACGTACGACGCGATCGTCGCCGCCTGCATCGACCGGCCGCTGCGCGAGGTCGACCCGCCGGTCCTGGACGTGCTCAACATGGGCGTGCACCAGCTCCTCGGCACCCGTATCCCGACCCACGCGGCGGTCTCCGCGAGCGTGGAGCTGGCCCGGGTGGTGCTGGGGGAGGGGCGCGCCAAGTTCGTCAACGCCGTCCTGCGCAAGGTGTCCGCCGACGACCTCGACGGCTGGGTCGCGAAGGTGGCCCCGGCCTACGAGGACGACGCCGAGGACCACCTCGCGGTCGTCCACTCGCACCCGCGCTGGATCGTCTCCGCGCTCTGGGACGCGCTCGGCGGCGGCCGCGCCGGGATCGAGGACCTGCTCGACGCGGACAACGAGCGCCCCGAGGTCACCCTCGTCGCCCGCCCCGGCCGGTCCACCACGGACGAACTCACCGAGGAGCTGGGCGCGGACAACTCGCTCCCGGGCCGCTGGTCGCCCTACGCCGTGCGGATGGCCGAGGGCGGCGAGCCCGGCGCCCTGACCGCCGTGCGCGAGGGCCGGGCCGGGGTCCAGGACGAGGGCAGCCAGCTCGTCGCCGCCGCCCTGGCCAACGCCCCGCTGGAGGGCGGCGACGCCCGCTGGCTGGACGGCTGCGCGGGCCCCGGCGGCAAGGCCGCTCTGCTCGCCGCCCTCGCCGCCGACCGCGGCGCCGCCCTGCTCGCCGCCGAGAAGCAGCCGCACCGCGCCCGCCTCGTGGAACGCGCGCTGGCCGGCAACCCCGGCCCCTACCAGGTGATCACCGCCGACGGCACCCGCCCGCCCTGGCTCCCCGGCAGCTTCGACCGGGTCCTGGTGGACGTGCCGTGCTCCGGGCTCGGCGCCCTCCGCCGCCGCCCCGAGGCCCGCTGGCGCCGCCGCAAGGAGGACCTGGAGGGCTTCGCCCCGCTCCAGCGCGGGCTGCTCCGCGAGGCGCTGAAGGCCGTACGCGTCGGCGGTGTCGTCGGGTACGCGACCTGCTCGCCGCACCTCGCGGAGACCCGGGTCGTCGTGGAGGACGTGCTCAAGGGGCGCGGCGGGGCGCCCGTGGAGGCGGAGTGGATCGACGCCCGTCCGCTGCTGCCGGGCGTGCCCGCGCTGGGCGACGGGCCCGACGTCCAGCTCTGGCCGCATCTGCACGGCACCGACGCGATGTATCTGGCGCTGCTCCGTCGTACCGCCTGA